Within the Mycobacterium gordonae genome, the region CCCGCCTGTGGCCAAACAAGTCCCGCCCACCCCGCCGGCGCCGCCGGCGGCGCCCAGAGCGAGCAGGCCGGCATTGCCGCCGGCGCCCCCAGCCCCGCCGAACAAAGAGCCACCGGCGCCGAATCCGCCGGCGCCACCGCCACCACCCCGCCGAATAGCCCGCCGGCACCGCCGGCACCGCCCGCGCCGCCGGCGCCGCTGAAACCGTGCCCGCCGACCCCGCCCAGACCGCCGCCGGCGAACAGCCCGCCGGCGCCGCCCGCCCCGCCGACACCGCCGGTGCCCGCCACACCCGTACCGCCGACCCCGCCCCCGCCGCCGCCGGCGAACAGCCCACCACCACCGCCGGCTCCGCCGGCCCCACCGGCACCGCCGATCACACTGAGCCCACCCGCTCCGCCGGCCGCGCCGGCGTCGAACAATCCACCCCCGCCGCCCACGCCGCCTACACCGCCGGAACCGTTCGCCGCGGATCCGCCCGCCCCTCCCGTACCGCCTGCTCCGAACAGGAATGCAGCGCCGCCGGCGCCGCCGGCCCCACCCGGTCCGGCCCCGTTAGCACCACCCAACCCACCGGCGCCACCGCTGCCGAAGAAGGTCCCGCCGGGCCCGCCGGCACCGCCGATGCCCCCGATCGGTCCGGACCCGCCGTTGCCGCCGTTGCCGAACACCCACCCGCCGGGCCCGCCCGGTGACCCGGTACCCGCGAGCCCGTTGGCGCCGTTGCCGATCAAGGGGCGTCCAGTGAGTGCCTGAACGGGCGCGTTCACGGTGTTGAGCACCTGTTGCTGCACGGCGTGCAAGGGTGAGGTGCTTACCGCAGCGTTGGAGCCGTCCAGACCCAACAGCAGCCCACCGATCCCGCCGGCACCGGTCCGGATAAGGGTTACCCCGGTCCCGCCGTTACCGCCCGTGCCGATCAGCACGGCATTGCCGCCGGCGCCTCCGAACCCGGATGTCCCGGCGCCACCGCCGTTGCCGCCGTTGCCGATCAGGCCAGCCTTGCCGCCGACACCGCCGGAGCCGCCGTTGTTAAACCCAGCGGTACCACCGGATCCACCAGCCCCGCCGGAGCCGGCGAGGAAGCCTGCATCACCGCCTGCTCCGCCTTGCCCGGCGGCGAAGCGGCTCAACCCGCCGGCACCGCCCGCGCCACCGGTGCCGAACAACATGCCGGCGTTGCCGCCGGGCCCGCCAGCACCGCCGGTCCCACCGATCGCGGAGCCGCTTTGCCCGCCCGCTCCGCCGGCGCCGCCGGCGGCACCCACCGAGAGCATGCCTGCGTTGCCGCCGGGTCCGCCGGCCCCCGCAGCCCCGCTGCTGAACCCGCCGGCCCCGCCGTCCCCCCCGCCGCCGAACAGGCCGCCGGCCCCGCCGGCGCCGCCCGGCCCGCCGGGGCCGCCGTTGCCGTAGCCCCCGATGCCGCCGGGCCCGCCGCTGGAAAACAGCCCGCCGGCGCCACCGGCCCCGCCCGCCCCACCGACTGCACCGTCGCTGCGACCGCCGGCCCCGCCGGCGCCACCTCCGCTAAACCATCCGCCGGCGCCGCCGGACCCACCGACGCCACCGGCGCCACCACCGTCCGACACCCCCCCGTAACCGCCTACCCCGGCAGGCCCCGCCAGCAGGCCCGCAGCGCCGCCAGCCCCACCGGCGCCCCCGGCCCCGCCTGTGGAGAACCCGCCGGCCCCGCCGGACCCACCGGCCCCGAACAAGCCCGCGGCCCCGCCGGCGCCACCGCGCCCGCCGGCGCCGACCGTCGAAGACCCGCCGGCTCCGCCCGCGCCGCCCGCGCCGAGCAACCCGGCCGGTCCGCCGGCACCGCCGGCCCCGCCCGTGCCCGCCGCTCCGGACCCACCGGCCCCACCGTTGCCGATCAACCAGCCACCCGGCCCGCCGGGAGACCCGGTCCCCGCCGCGCCGTTGCCGCCATTACCGATCAACGGGCGCCCGGTCAACGCCTGGACCGGCGCGTTAACGACGTCGAGCAGGCTCTGCAAGGGCGCCGCGGCGGTGGCTTCAGCCAAGGCATACGAACCCGCTCCAGCCGACAGAAGCCGCACGAACTGGGCATGAAATGCGCCGGCTCGCGTGCTAAGCGCCTGATATGCCTGGCCGTGGGCGGAGAACAGCGCCGCGATGGCCCCCGACACCTCGTCCGCTGCGGCGGCCAGCACCCCCGTCGTCGATGATGCCGCGGCCGCACTCGCCGTCGTCATCAGGGCACCCTCGCGGGCAATGTCCGCGACCGATGCCGCCACCGCTTCGGACTCGACAATCACATAGGACATCGGACACCTCCCACCACGCCATGACCGCTCTGTCATGCCGGGCCGGGGATCGTGCGATCACCGGCGGGCAGGTGCGGATCATAACGCTGGGTCAAGCGCGCATCAAACGCATCTGTATCAGTCGGGTCACACTTGTTGACCCAACGCGGGTGATACCGCTAGCCTGCGCCGAGCAGACCGGACTAGACCGGAATGAGCCCGTGCTTACGCCCCAGCCGTGTCCAGCTCTGCTTGTCCCGCAACAGATGCAATGACCGGCGCAGCAGCAACCGGGTCTGGTGCGGGTCGATCACCGCGTCGATGAACCCGCGCTCCGCGGCGATCCACGGAATAGCCATGTTGAGGTTGTAGCCCTCGATGAAATCCTTCTTGATCTGCTGCACCTCGGGCGCGGTCGGGTCCGGGAAGCGCTTCACCAGCAGCTGCGCGGCACCTTCTGCGCCGATCACCGCGATGCGCGCGGTGGGCCAGGCGAAGTTGAAGTCGGCGGTCAGCTGCCGGGAACCCATCACCGCGTAGGCGCCGCCGTAGGACTTGCGGATGGTGATGGTCACCTTCGGCACGTCGGCTTCGACCACCGAGTACAGGAACCGGCCGCCGCGCTTGATAATGCCCCGCTTCTCCTCCTCGGCGCCCGGCAGGAACCCGGGCGTGTCCACCACGAACACCAGCGGGATCTGGAACGAGTCGCAGAACCTGATGAACCGCGCCGCCTTGTCGGAAGCCTCGTTGTCGATCGCCCCGGACAGGTGCATGGGCTGGTTGGCGATCACACCCACCGGGCGGCCGTCGACCCGGGCATAACCGGTGATGATGGCCGGCCCGTGCTGCGCCGCGACCTCCAGGAAGTCGCCGTCGTCGAAGATGCGCAGCAGGATCTCGTGCATGTCGTAGGCCGCGTTGTCGGAGTCCGGCACGATCGAGTCGAGTTCCAGGTCGGTCGGGGTGATCTCCGGTTCCAGCCCGGGATTGA harbors:
- a CDS encoding acyl-CoA carboxylase subunit beta, which translates into the protein MTELAPEPAAIVVHSTAEKLAELRARLEQAKEPGGEKAAAKRDKKGIPSARARVHALVDPGTFFEIGALCKTPGDPNALYGDGVVTGHALIDGRPVGVFSHDQTVFQGTVGEMFGRKVARLMEWCAMVGCPIVGIQDSGGARIQDAVTSLAWYAELGQRHEALSGVVPQISLIFGKCAGGAVYSPIQDDLLVSVRDQGYFFVTGPDVIREVTGEDVTLDELGGSDAQARYGNIHQVVNSEAEAFQYVREFLSFLPSNCFTKPPVINPGLEPEITPTDLELDSIVPDSDNAAYDMHEILLRIFDDGDFLEVAAQHGPAIITGYARVDGRPVGVIANQPMHLSGAIDNEASDKAARFIRFCDSFQIPLVFVVDTPGFLPGAEEEKRGIIKRGGRFLYSVVEADVPKVTITIRKSYGGAYAVMGSRQLTADFNFAWPTARIAVIGAEGAAQLLVKRFPDPTAPEVQQIKKDFIEGYNLNMAIPWIAAERGFIDAVIDPHQTRLLLRRSLHLLRDKQSWTRLGRKHGLIPV